A window of Pseudomonas guangdongensis contains these coding sequences:
- the argE gene encoding acetylornithine deacetylase, which yields MPIPSLKQQFAELIALPSVSCTQPALDLPNRPLIERLASWLDTLGFACEIQDIAPGKANLLASYGSGPGGLVLAGHSDTVPFDPALWQSDPLALREADDRWYGLGVCDMKGFFPLIIEAVQPLLDRPFRQPLLILATCDEESSMSGARALAEAGRPLGRAAVIGEPTGLKPIRLHKGVMMERIDILGQSGHSSDPTLGRSALEAMHAAIGELLALRGQWQQEFNNPLFNVPQPTLNLGCIHGGDNPNRICGQCALEFDLRPLPGMDPEQLRAAIRSKLQPLAEQRGVRIDYGPIFPGVPPFEQAADSELVRLAERLTGRAAEAVAFGTEAPYLQRLGCETIVLGPGDIACAHQPDEYLDLARIAPTVELLRQLIGHYCLDAQTTA from the coding sequence ATGCCCATCCCCAGTCTCAAACAGCAGTTCGCCGAACTGATCGCCCTGCCGTCGGTCAGCTGCACCCAGCCGGCGCTGGACCTGCCCAACCGTCCGCTGATCGAGCGTCTGGCCAGCTGGCTCGACACCCTCGGCTTCGCCTGCGAGATCCAGGACATCGCCCCCGGCAAGGCCAACCTGCTGGCCAGCTACGGCTCCGGCCCCGGCGGTCTGGTGCTGGCCGGGCACAGCGACACCGTGCCCTTCGACCCCGCCCTGTGGCAGAGCGACCCACTGGCCCTGCGCGAGGCCGACGACCGCTGGTACGGCCTGGGCGTGTGCGACATGAAGGGGTTCTTCCCGCTGATCATCGAGGCGGTGCAGCCGCTGCTCGACCGGCCGTTCCGCCAGCCGCTGCTGATCCTCGCCACCTGCGACGAGGAAAGCTCGATGAGCGGTGCCCGCGCGCTGGCCGAAGCCGGCCGTCCGCTGGGCCGCGCCGCGGTGATCGGCGAGCCGACCGGCCTCAAGCCGATCCGCCTGCACAAGGGGGTGATGATGGAGCGCATCGATATCCTCGGGCAGAGCGGCCACTCCTCCGATCCGACGCTCGGGCGCAGCGCCCTGGAAGCCATGCACGCGGCGATCGGCGAGCTGCTCGCCCTGCGCGGCCAGTGGCAGCAGGAGTTCAACAACCCGCTGTTCAACGTGCCGCAGCCGACCCTCAACCTCGGCTGCATCCACGGCGGCGACAACCCCAACCGCATCTGCGGCCAGTGCGCCCTGGAGTTCGACCTGCGCCCGCTGCCGGGCATGGACCCCGAGCAGCTGCGCGCGGCGATCCGTTCGAAACTGCAGCCGTTGGCCGAGCAGCGCGGCGTGCGCATCGACTACGGACCGATCTTCCCCGGCGTGCCGCCCTTCGAACAGGCCGCCGACAGCGAGCTGGTGCGCCTGGCCGAGCGTCTCACCGGGCGCGCGGCCGAGGCGGTGGCTTTCGGCACCGAGGCGCCCTACCTGCAGCGGCTCGGCTGCGAGACCATCGTCCTCGGCCCCGGCGACATCGCCTGCGCGCACCAGCCGGACGAGTACCTCGACCTTGCGCGCATCGCGCCGACCGTCGAGCTGCTACGCCAGCTGATCGGCCACTACTGCCTCGATGCCCAGACGACTGCGTAG
- a CDS encoding inorganic phosphate transporter — MSLITDYGLVLLVLACLFGFFMAWGVGANDVANAMGTSVGSRALTIKQAILIAMVFEFCGAYLAGGEVTETIKNGIVDAEVISPDLMVLGMMSALLAAGTWLMVATAKGWPVSTTHSIIGAVIGFAAVGVSMDAVHWDAIGPIVASWVITPFLSGLVAFGLFMSVQKLIIDTDEPFRNAKRFVPLYMFLTGFMVALMTVTKGLKHVGLHLSSGQGILLAVGIGVLVMLLGIAILSRIQVDTEADKTFHYASVEKVFAVLMVFTACSMAFAHGANDVANAVGPLAGIVGVIESGGAADIAAKSAVPGWVLLLGAIGIVIGLATYGYKVIATIGKEITELTPSRGFAAELATASTVVGASAIGLPVSTTHTLVGAVLGIGLARGIGALNLGVIGRIFMSWVVTLPAGAILAIIFFTILQAIFV; from the coding sequence ATGTCTCTTATTACGGATTACGGCCTCGTACTCCTCGTACTCGCCTGCCTGTTCGGCTTCTTCATGGCCTGGGGTGTGGGCGCCAACGACGTGGCCAACGCCATGGGCACCTCGGTCGGCTCGCGCGCGCTGACCATCAAGCAGGCGATCCTGATCGCCATGGTCTTCGAGTTCTGCGGCGCCTACCTGGCCGGCGGCGAAGTGACCGAGACCATCAAGAACGGCATCGTCGACGCCGAGGTCATCTCCCCCGACCTGATGGTGCTGGGCATGATGTCGGCGCTGCTGGCGGCCGGCACCTGGCTGATGGTGGCCACCGCCAAGGGCTGGCCGGTATCCACCACCCACTCGATCATCGGTGCGGTGATCGGCTTCGCCGCGGTCGGCGTATCCATGGATGCGGTGCACTGGGACGCCATCGGCCCGATCGTCGCCAGCTGGGTGATCACCCCGTTCCTCTCCGGCCTGGTCGCCTTCGGCCTGTTCATGAGCGTGCAGAAGCTGATCATCGACACCGACGAGCCGTTCCGCAACGCCAAGCGCTTCGTGCCGCTGTACATGTTCCTCACCGGCTTCATGGTCGCGCTGATGACCGTGACCAAGGGCCTCAAGCACGTCGGCCTGCACCTCTCCAGCGGCCAGGGCATCCTCCTGGCGGTCGGCATCGGCGTGCTGGTGATGCTGCTGGGTATCGCCATCCTCAGTCGCATCCAGGTGGATACCGAGGCGGACAAGACCTTCCACTACGCCAGCGTGGAGAAGGTGTTCGCCGTGCTGATGGTGTTCACCGCCTGCTCGATGGCCTTCGCCCACGGCGCCAACGACGTGGCCAACGCGGTCGGCCCGCTGGCCGGCATCGTCGGGGTGATCGAATCCGGCGGCGCCGCGGACATCGCCGCCAAGTCGGCGGTGCCGGGCTGGGTGCTGCTGCTCGGCGCCATCGGCATCGTCATCGGCCTGGCCACCTACGGCTACAAGGTGATCGCCACCATCGGCAAGGAAATCACCGAACTGACCCCCAGCCGCGGCTTCGCCGCCGAGCTGGCTACCGCCTCCACCGTGGTCGGCGCTTCGGCCATCGGCCTGCCGGTGTCCACCACCCACACCCTGGTCGGCGCGGTGCTGGGCATCGGCCTGGCGCGCGGCATCGGCGCGCTGAACCTCGGCGTGATCGGACGGATCTTCATGTCCTGGGTGGTCACCCTGCCGGCCGGCGCGATCCTGGCGATCATCTTCTTCACCATCCTCCAGGCGATCTTCGTCTGA
- a CDS encoding TIGR00153 family protein yields MPINPFVSLFGRSPIGPMQQHIAKAHECAANLLPFFQAIIAEDWQRVEQIQQEMSRLEQEADKLKKSVRIHLPKSLFLPVPRSDLLELLSVQDKVANRAKDIAGLMLGRQMCIPPSLQPLMLAYVQRTVDASAQALKAMNELDELLETGFGGREVTLVENMVEELEIIERDTDRIQVEVRRTLFKLEKDLPPVDVMFLYQIIEWIGDVADRAERVGNRLEQLLAR; encoded by the coding sequence ATGCCGATCAATCCCTTCGTCAGCCTGTTCGGGCGCTCGCCCATCGGGCCGATGCAGCAGCACATTGCCAAGGCACACGAATGTGCTGCGAATCTCCTGCCGTTCTTCCAGGCCATCATCGCCGAGGACTGGCAGCGGGTGGAGCAGATTCAGCAGGAGATGTCGCGACTGGAGCAGGAAGCCGACAAGCTCAAGAAGAGCGTGCGCATTCACCTGCCGAAAAGCCTGTTCCTGCCGGTGCCGCGCTCGGATCTGCTGGAGCTGCTGAGTGTACAGGACAAAGTCGCCAACCGTGCCAAGGACATCGCCGGCCTGATGCTGGGCCGCCAGATGTGCATCCCGCCGTCGCTGCAGCCGCTGATGCTGGCTTATGTGCAGCGCACCGTGGACGCCAGCGCCCAGGCGCTGAAGGCGATGAACGAACTCGACGAACTGCTCGAAACCGGCTTCGGCGGCCGCGAGGTCACCCTGGTGGAGAACATGGTCGAGGAGCTGGAAATCATCGAGCGCGACACCGACCGCATCCAGGTCGAGGTACGTCGTACCCTGTTCAAGCTGGAGAAGGATCTGCCGCCAGTGGACGTGATGTTCCTCTACCAGATCATCGAGTGGATCGGTGACGTAGCGGATCGTGCCGAACGAGTCGGCAACCGTCTGGAGCAACTGCTGGCGCGCTGA